One Desulfatitalea tepidiphila genomic window, CCTGAGCGACCTTGACCGCTACGGCACCTGGCGGGTCCTACCCACCTATGGTCCGGTCTGGATGCCCAGAGGGTTCGCGGCCGGATGGGTCCCCTACAGCACCGGTGCCTGGGTGCGCGATCCCTTTTATGGCTGGACGTGGGTGGACAGCGCCCCATGGGGTTGGGCGCCGTATCACTACGGCCGCTGGGTCTACGTGAACAGCTATTGGTGCTGGGCACCCGGACCGCGGATTGTGCGTCCTCCCTATGCGCCCGCGCTGGTGGCATTTTTCGGGGTTCCCGGCGTACAGGTCAGCGTCGGCATCGGTGCGTCGTCCGTCGGATGGGTGTCGCTCGGGTGGGGGGAACCACTGATTCCCTGGTGGGGCAGACCCGGCTTTATCCACCGGCCCTGGTGGGGCGGTTGGGCAGGACCCCGGTACGTGAACAATCGGGCCGTCCATCACCATACCGTGGTCAACGTCCAGAACATCAACGTCTACCGCAACACGAAAATCAGAAACGGCATGGTGGTGGTCCACCGGGATCATTTCGGCCGCGGTCCCATCGACAAAGCCCATCGGGTCAAGACAGACACGCACCGCTTGCGCCCCCTGCACGCGGCGCCCAGGGTATCCACGTCCAGCGCCGGTTTTGTTCCCAGCCGTCAGCACGGCCCGCGTCCACCGGATAAATACGTGAAGCGTCCCGTGGTTGACTATCGCCGGGCGCATTCACCGGCCAAACCGGCCATCGCCAAGCCGCACAACAACGGCCGCAGGGATCGCACGACCGTTCATCCGCCTTCGGCCGAACCGCCTCGGCCTGCTACCGCATCCGGCCGTTCTCCTGAAGCCGTGAAGACGAACCACGGCCGCGGTGAACCTTCCCGAATGGATCGGCCCCGGACGCCGCGCATCACATCGCCGGACGATAGACGCCAGCCGCCGGTGCGCCCGTCCCGGACGCCTGAGATGCGCACACCACCACCCCGCACATCGCCCGCCGCATCCCCCAACGTTCGCCAGCAGCCACCTGAAACGAGCGGGCCGCGGGTTACCCGGACCCCGCAAACGGCACGGCCTCAATCCGGGACGCTTAGATTCTATAGAAAAGAAGATTCGAAAACGGGTTCAGGGGAAAAAAAGAGGCGCCCCAATACACGCCGGGTCGCCCGGATGTATCCCGGACCCGGCCAGAGCGTGCCATCGAGCGCGGGCAGGAACGCATTGCAGCGCCTTCGGCCAGGCCGGTCCCGGACTCTCCGATGCGTGGGCGTGACGCCATCCGGCGGCCTCTCAACGACATGCGGGGCAACGAGGGCGGCCCTGTTGTACCTGAACAAGGACGGCCGCCATCTTTTCAACAAAAAGAACCTGGGAGCGAAAATCGTGGGGATGATCGACCGGGAAACGCCAACCGGAATGAGGCCCCTTCACGCCAGGGTCGGGGTTCCTGGCGGGGTGCACCGGACAATCATGGCAATGTTGGCCGCTGGCGATAGTCTTGAAAAACACCAGGCGCTTCCGCTGCGTCAGCCGTCTGGGTCCGGGCGAAACTCACGCCCCAGCGATGGAACATCCTGTTCAGGGTCTGATGATAATAGGGGTACCGACAGTGACCGCCTCCCAGATTGCATCCATGGCGCTGTTGGACACCGCGATGCAGCCGTCTGTCCAGTGATACGGCTCTTTCAGCCGGGATAGCCACTCGAAACCACTCTTATGCCCGTGGATCATGATCATGCCACCAGGGTCAACGCCCATCGTCCTGGCTCTGCGCATGTCCGCCGCATTGGGGTAGGATATGTGAATGGCCTTATAAAAAGCGCTGTCTTCTTTTTTATAATCGAGGATGTATCGACCCTCCGGCGTGCGCTGATCGCCTTCCTGCAGCTTCTTTCCTTTAGGATTAGCGCCGAGCGCAACCCGATAAACATCCATCATCTTTCCATTTTTCATCAGGTAGAGTTTGGCCCTGGATTTGACGACCAGAACCAGATCGGCCTGTTCGTGGCCAAAAGCGGAGAATGGCATGAGGATCAATAGGAGGACGGTCCAGAGTCTCATCGAAAGTTCCATTGTGCGCCTGCCCTGTCGGTCTGCTGTTGCCATAACATAAACGCATCACGGCCGATCGGAAAAGTCATTTTTTTCGGATCAGCGACGGAAAGCGGCCAGGAGGCCCAAAGAGGCCCGGTGAG contains:
- a CDS encoding L,D-transpeptidase family protein — translated: MATADRQGRRTMELSMRLWTVLLLILMPFSAFGHEQADLVLVVKSRAKLYLMKNGKMMDVYRVALGANPKGKKLQEGDQRTPEGRYILDYKKEDSAFYKAIHISYPNAADMRRARTMGVDPGGMIMIHGHKSGFEWLSRLKEPYHWTDGCIAVSNSAMDAIWEAVTVGTPIIIRP
- a CDS encoding DUF6600 domain-containing protein, yielding MVHDSMAQEAQTDEIGHTPPRLSFVEGLASYWRPGAEDWVAAQVNTALAPGDQLYVEGEGNLELQIGSQAFVRSGPDTQIGLESQEPDFLQFRVTAGRIALDMRAMGSGQMVAVETPHAAFRVDIEGYFRLDVDDAKTTLSTHRAGRGTLVTESGETIPVGTNTSVTIHGAPNAHITSRTAPPLDDWDQWNYARTDQYIDSVSGSESARYVSSDVYGLSDLDRYGTWRVLPTYGPVWMPRGFAAGWVPYSTGAWVRDPFYGWTWVDSAPWGWAPYHYGRWVYVNSYWCWAPGPRIVRPPYAPALVAFFGVPGVQVSVGIGASSVGWVSLGWGEPLIPWWGRPGFIHRPWWGGWAGPRYVNNRAVHHHTVVNVQNINVYRNTKIRNGMVVVHRDHFGRGPIDKAHRVKTDTHRLRPLHAAPRVSTSSAGFVPSRQHGPRPPDKYVKRPVVDYRRAHSPAKPAIAKPHNNGRRDRTTVHPPSAEPPRPATASGRSPEAVKTNHGRGEPSRMDRPRTPRITSPDDRRQPPVRPSRTPEMRTPPPRTSPAASPNVRQQPPETSGPRVTRTPQTARPQSGTLRFYRKEDSKTGSGEKKRRPNTRRVARMYPGPGQSVPSSAGRNALQRLRPGRSRTLRCVGVTPSGGLSTTCGATRAALLYLNKDGRHLFNKKNLGAKIVGMIDRETPTGMRPLHARVGVPGGVHRTIMAMLAAGDSLEKHQALPLRQPSGSGRNSRPSDGTSCSGSDDNRGTDSDRLPDCIHGAVGHRDAAVCPVIRLFQPG